In Streptomyces canus, one DNA window encodes the following:
- a CDS encoding sensor histidine kinase, whose protein sequence is MKSVFFRLVPRTLRGRLSLVALTTATLLMTILTITFNTVIRHRLQHQADDELHTRAAAVATTIDTSGPTVRVLETSNDQLLDTNVWIYTGTRLLEQPPSATDHSTLSHAADSLVRQGGTHCLTAEEPDPARLCSLPVSGGRSTAVVVTALDLSPYRSSAATLLLTSLCLDAVMLACTYLLTRLAVGRALRPVATMTDQAAQWSAVASEERFGAARRPTELARLGASLDSLLDRIRAVLRHEQQLTGELSHELRTPLSRIIAELDWWQARPRSAAETKATHEVIADAARSMHSICDTLLNDAREGTTTTPGTAEILPALHRLAARLEAPAHVTVDARSDNAPLQAGVQAALLERIVSPLLVNAVRYATSHVTIIASRESGGVRIDVGDDGPGVPEPFTAQLFLPGRQADPDDGHGGAGLGLPLARRLARSVGGDVTYDPGHKPGARFTVRLPAG, encoded by the coding sequence ATGAAGTCCGTGTTCTTCCGTCTGGTGCCGCGCACCCTGCGCGGCCGCCTCTCCCTGGTGGCCCTGACCACCGCCACGCTCCTGATGACGATCCTCACCATCACCTTCAACACCGTCATCCGCCACCGCCTCCAGCACCAGGCCGACGACGAGCTCCACACCCGGGCCGCCGCCGTCGCCACCACCATCGACACCAGCGGCCCCACGGTCCGCGTCCTGGAGACCTCCAACGACCAGCTCCTCGACACGAACGTCTGGATCTACACGGGCACCCGGCTGCTCGAACAGCCGCCATCCGCCACAGATCACAGCACCCTCTCTCACGCCGCCGACAGCCTCGTCAGGCAGGGTGGAACACACTGCCTGACTGCCGAGGAACCAGACCCCGCCCGGCTGTGCAGCCTGCCCGTATCCGGCGGCCGGAGCACGGCAGTAGTCGTCACCGCGCTGGACCTCTCCCCCTACCGCAGCTCGGCTGCCACCCTGCTCCTGACATCGCTGTGCCTCGACGCGGTGATGCTCGCCTGCACATACCTCCTGACACGCCTCGCCGTCGGACGCGCGCTGCGCCCCGTGGCCACCATGACCGACCAGGCAGCGCAGTGGAGTGCCGTCGCCTCCGAGGAACGCTTCGGCGCCGCTCGACGTCCGACCGAGCTCGCCCGTCTCGGCGCGTCGTTGGACTCGTTACTGGACCGCATCCGCGCCGTCCTGCGCCATGAGCAGCAGCTGACCGGCGAGTTGTCACACGAACTTCGCACCCCGCTCAGCCGCATCATCGCCGAACTCGACTGGTGGCAGGCACGCCCCCGCTCGGCCGCCGAAACCAAAGCCACCCACGAGGTGATCGCCGACGCCGCCCGGTCCATGCACAGCATCTGCGACACCCTGCTCAACGACGCCCGCGAGGGCACGACCACCACCCCCGGAACGGCCGAGATCCTCCCGGCACTGCACCGACTCGCTGCACGCCTGGAGGCACCGGCCCACGTGACAGTCGACGCACGCAGCGACAACGCCCCGCTCCAGGCCGGCGTCCAGGCCGCCCTCCTCGAACGCATCGTCAGCCCGCTCCTCGTCAACGCCGTCCGCTACGCCACCTCGCACGTCACCATCATCGCGAGCCGGGAATCCGGCGGCGTACGCATCGACGTCGGCGACGACGGTCCCGGGGTACCCGAGCCGTTCACGGCGCAGCTCTTCCTGCCCGGCCGGCAGGCCGACCCCGACGACGGACACGGCGGAGCGGGCCTCGGGCTGCCGCTCGCGCGACGCCTGGCCCGCTCCGTCGGCGGTGACGTGACGTACGACCCCGGACACAAGCCCGGAGCGCGGTTCACCGTCAGGCTGCCCGCTGGATGA
- a CDS encoding response regulator transcription factor yields MRHKILVVEDDHALRDVLLRGLRDEDFKPVPAPDGASALRLATGDIAAAVLDVGLPDADGRDVCQAMRANGFLSPVIFLTAHHRLTDRLSGFSAGGDDYLPKPFHLAELAARLRAAVKRAAPLSAATSGDLVLDAVRHSVNVRDTQVDLTPTEFRLLAALMAASGGIVRRRELVRAGWPEGGQVSDNTLDQYLTRLRRKLRAADSDLTITTARGIGHRLS; encoded by the coding sequence ATGCGTCACAAGATCCTGGTCGTCGAGGACGATCACGCCCTGCGTGACGTCCTGCTGCGCGGCCTGCGCGACGAGGACTTCAAGCCCGTGCCGGCCCCGGACGGGGCATCCGCCCTGCGGCTGGCCACCGGTGACATCGCCGCGGCCGTCCTGGATGTCGGCCTGCCCGACGCGGACGGGCGGGACGTGTGCCAGGCGATGCGGGCGAACGGATTCCTCTCCCCGGTCATCTTTCTGACCGCCCATCACCGGCTCACCGACCGGCTGTCCGGGTTCTCCGCCGGGGGCGACGACTATCTGCCCAAGCCGTTCCACCTCGCCGAACTCGCCGCCCGACTGCGAGCGGCTGTCAAACGCGCCGCACCCCTTTCTGCGGCCACGTCTGGTGATCTGGTCCTGGACGCCGTCCGGCACAGCGTCAACGTGCGCGACACCCAGGTCGACCTCACGCCGACGGAATTCCGCCTCCTGGCCGCGCTCATGGCGGCATCCGGGGGCATCGTGCGCCGACGCGAGCTGGTCAGAGCGGGGTGGCCCGAGGGGGGCCAGGTCAGCGACAACACCCTCGACCAGTACCTGACCCGGCTGCGCCGCAAGCTGCGTGCGGCGGACAGCGATCTGACCATCACCACCGCCCGCGGGATCGGCCACCGTCTGTCATGA
- a CDS encoding phosphatase PAP2 family protein: MKRTDLGELAGSVALGAWTAFGVLTMAVIGDGKPLYGDEDLLSWSVGHRPDVAVALARGLTATGTGVIPYVLAVLAGIIAGRTLRRRTLAAALCLVCLGAGQAARYGVMVLVARPRPAPAHWATHASGWAFPSGHTTTAALTAGLLVIAVYTRSPPGRALLALVFGCWGALVGLTRVYLGVHWFTDVVGGWLVAVGWLGLCLCAATWRLPEGFFTGTTDTDQQPTEGHASQDPGRRGRSRPA; this comes from the coding sequence ATGAAACGCACGGACCTCGGCGAGCTGGCCGGCAGCGTCGCCCTGGGCGCGTGGACGGCGTTCGGCGTACTGACCATGGCCGTGATCGGCGACGGGAAGCCGCTCTACGGGGATGAGGACCTGCTGTCCTGGTCCGTCGGGCACCGGCCGGACGTGGCGGTGGCGCTGGCGCGCGGGCTGACCGCCACCGGAACCGGCGTCATCCCGTACGTCCTCGCCGTGCTGGCGGGCATCATCGCCGGGCGCACGCTGCGCCGACGGACCCTGGCCGCCGCGCTCTGCCTCGTCTGCCTCGGGGCGGGGCAAGCGGCACGGTACGGCGTGATGGTGCTCGTCGCCCGGCCCCGCCCGGCGCCTGCGCACTGGGCCACGCACGCTTCGGGGTGGGCGTTTCCCTCCGGCCACACCACCACGGCCGCCCTGACCGCCGGACTGCTCGTCATCGCCGTGTACACACGCTCCCCGCCCGGCAGGGCCCTGCTCGCCCTCGTCTTCGGCTGCTGGGGTGCGCTGGTCGGGCTGACCCGCGTCTACCTCGGGGTGCACTGGTTCACCGATGTCGTCGGTGGCTGGCTGGTTGCCGTCGGCTGGCTGGGGCTGTGCCTGTGCGCCGCTACCTGGCGGCTGCCCGAAGGGTTCTTCACAGGTACGACGGACACAGACCAACAGCCGACGGAGGGCCATGCGTCACAAGATCCTGGTCGTCGAGGACGATCACGCCCTGCGTGA
- a CDS encoding phosphatase PAP2 family protein: MILAFDGSSIDGSAYTDVVELAHRSPGWLDDMVSAWSTYGLAVFAALMAVAWWRARQVGPAAAVTALAVPVIVIAAYGVNDVLKLLVREDRPCQSLQVITLEACPAPGDWSFPSNHAAIAAAAATALWFVSRRLGAVAAVAACVMAASRVWVGAHYPHDVVAAVVVGALVAALAMVTLRRRPDSIVGWITGTRLRPLVLAS; the protein is encoded by the coding sequence ATGATCCTCGCCTTCGACGGCTCCTCGATCGACGGCTCCGCCTACACCGACGTGGTGGAGCTCGCTCACCGCTCGCCCGGCTGGCTGGACGACATGGTGTCGGCCTGGTCGACGTACGGGCTGGCGGTGTTCGCCGCGCTGATGGCCGTGGCCTGGTGGCGGGCGCGACAGGTGGGCCCGGCCGCCGCGGTGACCGCGCTGGCCGTTCCGGTGATCGTCATCGCCGCATACGGCGTGAACGACGTGCTGAAGCTGCTGGTTCGCGAGGACCGGCCCTGTCAGAGCCTGCAGGTGATCACGCTGGAGGCGTGCCCTGCGCCGGGCGACTGGTCCTTCCCCAGCAATCACGCGGCCATCGCCGCCGCTGCCGCCACGGCGCTGTGGTTCGTCTCCCGCCGGCTCGGTGCCGTTGCGGCTGTGGCGGCCTGCGTGATGGCGGCCTCCCGGGTCTGGGTCGGCGCGCACTATCCGCACGACGTTGTCGCAGCAGTGGTCGTCGGCGCCCTCGTCGCGGCGCTCGCGATGGTCACGCTGCGCCGCCGGCCCGATTCGATAGTCGGGTGGATCACCGGCACGCGGCTCCGCCCGCTGGTACTGGCGTCATGA